The Longimicrobiales bacterium nucleotide sequence TCGATCTCGGCACAACGTCCGCAACCGTGCGCGTGCCGGGGCGGGTGTCCTACGGCTTCGATGTACGGCAGCTGACACCCGCGATGATCCGGGTTCTGCCCGGCGACACCATTGAGGTGACGGTTCCTGAGCCTGTGCTGTACTCGGTGGAGCCGAACCTCGAGCAGATGGAAGTCGAGACGCAGCGCGGCTGGCTCCGCCTGTCACAGCGCACTGTCGATGAAGTGCGCGGCCGGGCCATCCAGCTGGTGCAGCAGACCATGCGACAACAGGGTCAGGCGCATCTCCAGGGGTCGTCACAACCGGGGATCAACACGGCCGATGCCCTGTATGAGATGCTGCGGCCGGTACTGATCGCGGCCGGAGTGGAGAACCCGCAGATGAGGTTCCAGGTCGGTCGCCTGCAGCTGCAGCGGCGGGACTGACCCGCAGCCTAGAGGTCACAAAGCCACGGAGACGATTGTCTTGAAGGATCTGATCCTCGTCGATTTCGATGACACGCTGGTCGACACCGGGCCGCGATTCCAGAACGCGCGGCGCGCGCTGCTGGCACTCATGGGCGAGGCAGGATTCGCCGAAGAGGCGGCCTACGACGTACTGTACAACCAGGTGGACCCCGGCATGCGGGCACAGTACGGTCTCGGACCGCGGCGGATCGAGCCGTCGTTCGTCGCCACCTACGAGCGGCTGTGTGAGCTGTATGGTATCGCGCGTGACCAGGACGTCGCGGCGCGTGCCGCGGAGCTGGGTCGTGGCGTGTACGGCCCGCCGCCCGCGTTCGAGGGTGCGCTCGATGCACTGCGCCGGCTGTCTGCGCGGCTGCCGACCGTGGTCTATACGCAGAGCGGGGACATGCAGTACCAGCTCGAGTGCGTGCGTGGCGCGGGCATCATTGATATCGTCAGGGAGGACCGTGTCCACGTATGTGACCGCAAGGACGCGGAGATGTTCGTGCGCACGCTGAGCATGTACGGTGTCGACAATCCCGCACGGGCGTGGATGGTCGGCAACAGCATGCGGAGTGACATCAACCCAGCGCTGGAGTCCGGCGCCAACGCGATACTGGTGGAGACAAAAGACCCATGGGAGTACGACCTGGTCGACCCGGTTTCCGACCTGTTCCACAGAGTGCCGTCCTTCCCGCACGCAGTGGACCTGCTGCTTTCATGACTCTGCGATACGTCTGCGCCGGTCTCGCACTGCTGCTTGCCGCCGGGTGCGGTGATACCGCTCCGGACGATGCCCCGGCCGCCGTTTCGGCGGCGGATACGGTTGCCGGTGCGGGCGCGCGCGCTGCCACCGGCACCGCCGGCGACGCGGTCGGCTATCGCCGGGAGCGCAGCATCGATTTCACCGGCGACGGTCGCAGCGAAACCGTGATTGTGACCGCAACCGGGCCAACGCTGGATTCGGCCGAGGTCGCCCTGACGATCGAAGGTGCGCGTGGCGACACGCTGTGGCACGACACATGGCCGACCCAGCTGTACTTCAAGTACGACGCGGCCGAGGGCAAGGC carries:
- a CDS encoding DUF4230 domain-containing protein; this translates as MEQPAAPAEETRRSVPFIHIGVIVATGVLLLIGAVGLFLWSSRPRLSETDIRDVVYSTIQRESPESFLITGALEVTATTRVENTRTLLPGVMGIDLGTTSATVRVPGRVSYGFDVRQLTPAMIRVLPGDTIEVTVPEPVLYSVEPNLEQMEVETQRGWLRLSQRTVDEVRGRAIQLVQQTMRQQGQAHLQGSSQPGINTADALYEMLRPVLIAAGVENPQMRFQVGRLQLQRRD
- a CDS encoding HAD family hydrolase, which produces MKDLILVDFDDTLVDTGPRFQNARRALLALMGEAGFAEEAAYDVLYNQVDPGMRAQYGLGPRRIEPSFVATYERLCELYGIARDQDVAARAAELGRGVYGPPPAFEGALDALRRLSARLPTVVYTQSGDMQYQLECVRGAGIIDIVREDRVHVCDRKDAEMFVRTLSMYGVDNPARAWMVGNSMRSDINPALESGANAILVETKDPWEYDLVDPVSDLFHRVPSFPHAVDLLLS